The window ACCGTATTTTTGAAAACAGGAAATAATATGGGGTATTTTCTCACTGAACCATTTCATGGTTTTTTATCATCGTCAGAACGGTTCTCATTTGATCCTGAGCCGCTGCCCGTTCCTCATCAGGTGAACATCATTATCCAGGGTATACCCAAGATCGCTGGCAAAATCAGCATAGCCTGCCGTCATCTTCATGTCTGCATGAGCAGGGATGATATGCTGGGGTTTTAGCATCTCGAGAAACTCGTAGTGGTCTTCCCGGTACGCATGGCCGCTCACGTGCAGATCATCAAAAATCCGGGCCCCGGCCATTTTAAGCTGCTGCTCGATCCTGTACCGGTTTCCGATGTTCATCGGGTTTGGTATAATGTTTGCCGAGAAGAGTACCTTGTCACCCTTGCTCAGCTGGTAGGGAGTATCGCCCGCTGCAAGCCGGGTCAGGATTGATCCGGGCTCACCCTGGTGGCCGGTGACAATAGGCAGGAACTGATCCTTTCCCTCCTTCATCATCCGCCGCATCATACGATCAACGGTTCGTCGGTTCCCATAAACGCTTGCGGTCTCAGGGAATGAGACGAGTTTCATCTGTTCTGCGGCAACGGAGTATTTCTCCATCGAGCGCCCGAGAAAGATAGGCTTCCTGCCGATCTCATGGGCACATTCCGCAATTGTCTTGACCCGGGCGATGTGGGATGAGAACGTTGACACAACGATCGCATTCTTGTCGTCCTCGAAACTCGTGATAACACCCCGCACAAGATCGCGGGCAATCCGCTCGCTGGGGCACCGTCCCGGGCGATGGATATAGGTGCTTTCCACGATGAGAGCCAGCACTCCCTCTTTGCCGAGCTGCCGGAACCGGGCAAAGTCCGGAGGCTGGCCGATGACCGGTGACCGGTCAAACTTGAAGTCGCAGGCATAGACGATCGCACCGTGGGGTGTGTGAAGCACCGGTGTCACGGTATCAATGATCGAATGCTGCGTGCGTACGAATTCCAGTACGAGGTTCGGGGAGAGCGTGTACCGTTGACCGGCGTTGAGTGCGAAGAGTTTGTTTTTTACTTCAAATTTCTTCTCACCCGCGATCTGCTGCCGGATCAGTTCGGTTGCATAGGGGGTTGCGATAATCGGTGCATTGTACCGGTGCGCAAGTTTGGGAATCGCCCCGATATGGTCCAGGTGTCCGTGCGAGCAAACGATTGCTTTTACCGTACCCTCAACCTTTTGCAGTATCGTATCATCCGGAATTGCCTTGATCTTGATCAGATCAAGAGAATGCATCTCGTCAACTTCCGCGTCCTCGTGGATCATCAACTGGTCGAGGCGGAGCCCCATGTCAAAAATGACAATTTCCTTTCCGCAGCGAACGGCGGTCATGTTGCGCCCGACTTCGTCGTATCCGCCTACGGCTATAATCTCTATTTCCATTATGTGTTGTATCTCCTGATTTTTTTTCTGATTGTATAATCTGCGGGAATTATTTCCCGGTTTTTATGACATCGCATCTATCTTGCGATCCCGTGTGAATCCGCCGGATTAACTATCGGCCAAATCCCCCGGAGTAAACCGGGGAAACTATCCGTTGGTGAGCCATCTTCGACATATCGGCGAAATTCCCTTAACGAACCGTACGGATATTTGCCCGTTACGGAAAAAGGGCCTCAGGGGCCATCACCACGAAACCGTGGATCATCGGGATCCTGTACTGGCATCAGAGTCTTCTCCTGATGCTGTTTCTTCGATGGCATGTTACCATCGTCCGCATGATTCCTGCACTGTTTCCCGCGCAGGCCATTCCGGGTTATGAGAAGATTCCCGGAATTTGTGTCTATGGTAAATGGTGAGGCAACCACATCAATCTTTGTTTTCTGCCAGTCATCAAACCGGTGAACATGTGAGCCTCGCATGCCAGTTCGCGTGGGGGTAACCAGGTTTCTTTATTGTTGCACGTTCCCCCACTTGCTTCAGAGGGTTTGCAACCGGACCCTTACGAACACTTCACACAGATATCATACACCGCATGCCACTGCCCGGGTGAGTACGACCGCACAACCCGCTCGGCCAGCACTTCTCCCCCCAGTTCGCCAATGCACTCCCGGTGCTCCCCTTCTGCTGATACCAGCGAATAGAAGTGAATGGTCCCACCAGGCTTGCAGAGCCGGAACGCGTCTTGTAAAAATTCCGTACCGGACAGGGGGAGGTTCATCACGATCCGGTCAAACCGCCACGGGAAGATCCCGGCCAGTCTCCGGGCATCCGCGAGCACGGGAAGCACGTTTGTTGTCCGGTTCTGCGCAATGTTTTCCAGCATCAGTTCTACAGCCCGGGGGTTGAGATCACAGGCAACCACAAGCGCAGCCCGCGCTGCAAGCGTGATCGCGAATGGACCAACACCGGCAAACATATCGAGTACTGTCTCGTTCCTGCCAGTCTGCTCAAGAATGCGTTGCCGCTCTGAAGAGAGCCGGGCGGAGAAGTAGGCGGCTTCAAGATCGACATGGAAGCGGTGCCCGTACTCGATCACTTCAGTTCGGGTCGTGGGAACACCGGCAATTACTTCGAACTCACGGGTGCGGTACTCGCCCGACACTTCACCTTTCGCGTAGACGATGGTATGAAGGGAGGGGCGTGAGTCGAGAATCTTCTGCGCGCCCACCGGATCGTTCTCCTGTATGATCGCAATCCCGCCTACCAGTTCGTGCCGTGGCAGCACCACACGCTCCGGGTTCTGCTCGAACTGGCACTGCTCTGCACCCTCGCGCCAGTCAAGAAGCGGGAGGAGGAGCGCGTCGCCATCGCGCCGTACCTTAAGTGAGAGATCGAGCGCGCCTTCATCGATAAGTGCCCGCCGTGTGGTTTCTCCCTCGCGTGCAGGTACCCGGATGCCCCATTGTTCAACTGTCATGCAACCACGTGTATCATAAATTTATACGTGCTACCATTATTCATGGCTGATGATGGCGGGCACCGATCAGGGGCCGGAAACAGTGAAGGTTCCGGTCGGAACAATGAGCGGGACACAATAATCCACGGAAAACTGAAGAGCGGGGAACTCCGGCTTTACCAGCTGGAGACCGAGCTCACGGCCATGGATGCGATCCGCGTGCGCCGGGAATATATCGAAGAGGAGACCGGTACAAAACTCGAAAATCTCGGCATCTTCTCGATCGATATCGAGCGCGTAGTGAAACGCAATTGCGAGAATATGATCGGCACGATACAGGTACCGCTTGGCGTAGCCGGGCCGATCTCGATAAAAGGCGGTTACGCGCAGGGCAAATACTGGCTCCCACTCGCAACAACGGAAGGTGCGCTTATCGCATCCGTGAACCGCGGGTGCAGTGCGATCTCGAGAGCCGGTGGGGCCGAAGTGCGTGTCCTGCATGACGGGATGACCCGGGCACCGGTCTTTGCTGCCGACAGCATAGTTCACGCGGCACAGGTCTGCGACTGGGTGGTCGCTCACCGCGATGAACTCAAAGCAGCTGCGGAGAGTACGACGTCCCATGGGAAACTGAATGATATGGTCACCTTTGTAGCGGGAACAAGTGTCTATGTGAGGCTGGAGTTCGACACCAAGGATGCGATGGGGATGAACATGGTCACCATCGCAAGCGCGAAAGTGGCCGACCTGATCGCACAGGGAACGGGAGTGCGGCTCATTGCCCTTTCCGGCAATATGTGTACGGACAAGAAACCAGCCGCAATCAACGCAATCATGGGCCGGGG of the Methanomicrobiales archaeon HGW-Methanomicrobiales-1 genome contains:
- a CDS encoding ribonuclease J, with protein sequence MEIEIIAVGGYDEVGRNMTAVRCGKEIVIFDMGLRLDQLMIHEDAEVDEMHSLDLIKIKAIPDDTILQKVEGTVKAIVCSHGHLDHIGAIPKLAHRYNAPIIATPYATELIRQQIAGEKKFEVKNKLFALNAGQRYTLSPNLVLEFVRTQHSIIDTVTPVLHTPHGAIVYACDFKFDRSPVIGQPPDFARFRQLGKEGVLALIVESTYIHRPGRCPSERIARDLVRGVITSFEDDKNAIVVSTFSSHIARVKTIAECAHEIGRKPIFLGRSMEKYSVAAEQMKLVSFPETASVYGNRRTVDRMMRRMMKEGKDQFLPIVTGHQGEPGSILTRLAAGDTPYQLSKGDKVLFSANIIPNPMNIGNRYRIEQQLKMAGARIFDDLHVSGHAYREDHYEFLEMLKPQHIIPAHADMKMTAGYADFASDLGYTLDNDVHLMRNGQRLRIK
- a CDS encoding methyltransferase, translating into MTVEQWGIRVPAREGETTRRALIDEGALDLSLKVRRDGDALLLPLLDWREGAEQCQFEQNPERVVLPRHELVGGIAIIQENDPVGAQKILDSRPSLHTIVYAKGEVSGEYRTREFEVIAGVPTTRTEVIEYGHRFHVDLEAAYFSARLSSERQRILEQTGRNETVLDMFAGVGPFAITLAARAALVVACDLNPRAVELMLENIAQNRTTNVLPVLADARRLAGIFPWRFDRIVMNLPLSGTEFLQDAFRLCKPGGTIHFYSLVSAEGEHRECIGELGGEVLAERVVRSYSPGQWHAVYDICVKCS
- the hmgA gene encoding hydroxymethylglutaryl-CoA reductase (NADPH), which gives rise to MADDGGHRSGAGNSEGSGRNNERDTIIHGKLKSGELRLYQLETELTAMDAIRVRREYIEEETGTKLENLGIFSIDIERVVKRNCENMIGTIQVPLGVAGPISIKGGYAQGKYWLPLATTEGALIASVNRGCSAISRAGGAEVRVLHDGMTRAPVFAADSIVHAAQVCDWVVAHRDELKAAAESTTSHGKLNDMVTFVAGTSVYVRLEFDTKDAMGMNMVTIASAKVADLIAQGTGVRLIALSGNMCTDKKPAAINAIMGRGRSVVAGVALSHELIAQIFKTDAKTIHEVNYRKNLVGSARAGAMGFNAHAANVVAAMFIACGQDAAHAIDGSTCITTVDLTDTGIYVAVTLPSLPVGTVGGGTVVGTQQECLKILGVAGSGSPPGTNAKKLGEIIGAAVLAGELSLLGALAAQHLARAHQQLGRG